atagccattAATcaaattatacataacaccctcaatttcaagtttcagcctcatcactcgatctgatactcttttcacctccaagacattctgagccaactcttcttttaaaataaccccgactccatttctcttcccatctacaccatgctaaaataatttaaaccctgcccctaaacttctagccttactgcctttccacctggtctcctggacacacaatatatcaacctttctcctaaacatcatgtcaaccaactcccgagattttcctgtcatagtcccaacattaaaagtccccacattcagttcttggcTCTGTGCTTTGCTCTTCTCTTCCTGctaaagaacccgctttccacctcttcttcttcgacttcgacccacagtagctgaatttccaacggcgccctgcaggttgacggcgccggtagcggacgttgttaacctgggccacgaccaatcTGGTATgtaattctttggatgaatgctcatatttgtttggcaaagttttaagccggatgcccttcctgacgcaaccctctgcatttatccgggcttgggaccggcctacagtttgcactggcttgtgcccccatagggctgcatttcgtGCCgccattaataataaaaaaatgacaataaattaaaaaatatatatatatatattttttaattaatttatgtatttatttttaatttacacggtggaccactggttagagcgtctgtctcacagttatgaggactggggttcaatcccgggccctgcttgtgtggagtttgcatgttctccctgtgcctgcgtgggttttctccgggcactccggtttcctcccacatcccaaaaacatgcatgctaggttaattgaagtctctaaattgcccgtaggtgggagtgcgactggttgtttgtttgtatatgccctgcgattggctggcaaccagttcagggtgtacccagcctcctacccgatgatagctgggatacgctccagtacgcccgcgaccctcgtgaggagaagtggctcagaaaatggatggatgtatatatatatatatatatatatacacagtgggtacgggaagtattcagacccccttaaaatgttcactcttttttatattggagccatttgctaaaatcatttaagtaaaaatTTTCCACATGtagtacacacagcaccccatattgacaggaaaaaaaacaaaattgttgaaatttctgcagatttattaaaaaagaaaaactgaaatatcacacagccataagtattcagaccctttgctcagtatttagtagacgcacccttttgagctaatacagccatgagtctttttgggaatgatgcaacatgtttttcacacctggatttggggatcatctgccattcctccttgcagagcctctccagttctgtcaggttggatggtgaacattggtgggcagccattttcaggtctttccagagatgctcaattgggtttaagtcagggctatggctgggccattcaaacacagtcactgagtttttctgaagccactccttcggtattttagctgtgtgcttagggtcattgtcttttttgtaggtgaacccagtctgaggtcctgagcactctggagaagattttcgtccaggatatccctgtacttggccgcattcatcttttctgcgattgcaaccagtctccctgtcccaccagctgaaaaacacaccgacagcatgatgctgccaccaccatgcttcactgttgggactgtattggacaggtgatgagcagtgcctggttttcgccacacataccgcttaaaaataaggccaaaaagttctatcctGGTCACATCAGaacagataatcttatttctcaccatcttggagtccttcaggtgtttttttttagcaaactccatgcgttctttcatgtgtcttgcactgaggagaggcttccgttgggccactctgccataaagacccgactggtggagggctgcagtgatgcttgactttctagaactttctcccatctccgactgcatctctggagatcagccacagtgatctttgggttcttctttacctctctcaccaaggctctcatcccccaaacgtcttccatttcaggattatggaggccactgtgctcttaggaaccttaagtgcagaagaagttttttttgtaaccttggccagatatgtgccttgccacaattctgtcttggagctcttcaggcagttcccttgacctcatgattctcatttgctctgacatgcactgtgagctataaggtcttatatagacaggtgtatggctttcctaatcaagtccaatcagtataataaaacacagctggactccaatgaaggtgtagaaccattttaaggatgatcagaaaaaatggacagcacccaagataaatatatgagtgtcacagcaaagggtctgaatatttatggctgtgtgtgatatttcagttttgtcttttttaataaatcagcaaaaatttcaacaattaagtttctttctgtcaatatgggctgctgtgtgtacataaattaacttaaatgatgttaacaaatggctgcaatataacaaagagtaaaaaatttaagggggtctgaaaactttccgtacccattgtgtatatatatatatatatttttttttttccgaatagcaggcacgtgcacagacatttttggggcaggtgctcaagcccaaAATAAAAGGGCCCCatcaccaaaattattcattctATCAAGAAAAAACAGGAGCAAATATGtaacttgtgtattttttctgtctgttaacacaatcaacacagtaaATAAACTATTAAGAAAGGAGATGAAGGGACGCTatagtggagaaaaaaagtcgacacacccatgttcaaatggtagatttttgttgtatacaaaaatgagaccaagataaatcattaaaaCTTTTTCTTCCACTATTAGTTATATTATGACTTGTACAACCCAATTGAAATTATTAAatgcacatgtgcacacacactctAATAAACGGTGATgtagctgtgttcagaattaagcaatcatattcaaactcatgttcactGGGGGtccgcacacacctgccaccatttaaagtgcttattaacccaaaataaataaaggtgagAGTACgtacaattctcccaaggactcaaataaatgcccctcAACTGTCAAAAAACTTTGGGTGAAATTGTTGACAGAGAGAGCtttctttttattaaatatatgaatgaataataattttaaaaaaagggctgcagcaaaaagggcccttttttcatccagggcaaaatggcaggtgcttgagcaccacttggggtctatCTGTGCACATGCTTGCCAATTAGGAAGGGTTTGTTGAATGCATGTATGAAACTGTACTTCCAACAAGGTTATGAACCACTGgccaaatgtggaaaaaaaatatatatttttaaaatgactcaGTGTAGCATTTTTAAATAGTTCACCTTAGCAAAACTTTGGGAATGCGTGTTGATACCATGAAAGCATGACCCAATTTTAGCTAGTTctttgctaaaataaaaaaatatatcatttttattGACTGTGATAGATTATCAAAacatgtattgtatataatcgaatgtaaaactttttctttttaacttaaGTATATTTTAGAGTCTGTGCTTTTACCTAAATGACTCAAATGATCACAGTTCCTTTAATCAAGCCTTTTTTCTCTACAATTATCTGTACTTGTCGAGTATAAAATGTGTGGGTACTTTTGTCATCGCTGCTCTCTGGCAAATCTATCGgtcatatgaaaaaaaactttgacatAGAGAAGAGCAGTATAGAAAACGTAATACACACACGTCAAGGTTGGGCAAAGTGTCTCCATACAAACAGTAGTACAGTACTGATGGTGCCCGTGAAGTGGATCAAAGAGGCTGCTGGTTGCACCACATCAGGCCGGCCGCTCGCCATCAATTGTCGCCGAACTCATCTCCGCCCCCcgccgttagcttgaagctaCATCCCCTCGCCCGGATGCGCCGCCATGCCGACTCCACAATCATTTATTCACCTACCTGCCTGACACTAGTATCGAGAATTGACCGAGGACGTAGATAGGAGCGTGTGGTGTACACTGGAGCCCACACGACAGGCAGACTAGTGCAGCACACCTTCGCTAAGTTTAATGTtaacattattaataatatttgtattagcCCCGTGTTAGCATCGATGTGGGTGCACTTGTATGCTAGTTAGCTGCTAGCGGCTAACGTTAGCTGAGCCAGTGACAGTCCGGCCAGTGGGAGGTGGGGAGAACTGCGAGGTGAGTCTATCTATTATTTTGATGGTGAATACACTGGACTGTGCTCGAAAAGGTGACCGTTTCATGAATACTATCACCGCCATTAGAGTCTGTCGGGATTTTGAAGGCGTTCCAGGCAGCAGCAAGTCGAAGTGAGGACTTTTTGTGATCGTCGGAGGTCTTTTGAAATAAACGTTTATTCGACGTTGGATCGGATGCTAGGACCTAGCATGCTAACAGGATAACTGTCCTGCGTAGTGCCTCGAACTTTTCACGTCATTAACCCCTGCCTGGTCTCAAATGCCACCTTAAGAATCTGAAAGTGGTTAAATTTAAGTGTGAAAGACAAGTTAGCCTGATTAGTGTTCGATTTTGTAAGGGAGACTCATTGAAAAGTAAAggtttatttattatgtatgGAAGAAGACTATTTATTGTTGCCATTGTTAGtgttcaatttaaaatgatGCTGTTGCTATTTCTAACCTTTTCTATCTAATCTAGAGGTGCAGcagttaatcgattaatcactaactaatcaattattaaataatcaactattttgataatggaGTAATTGTACACACAGATGTTGTTTAACTTTATATTGTCCAAATCAGACTATCTTTGATTTTAatccaaataagacatttgcaaacatctgcttttactttataaaacaattatcaacatttcTTTCCTGTTTTCTAACCTGTTACAGACCAagccagtaactgaatcattataaacttgtttgtgcattttctgcactgccaatttcaaataatgtcctgtttatGAATAAAGTGgtggaaatgaaatgtttttgtccagttcattgaaaaaagatttttccgatgaattgattattaaaacagTTGTTAGTTATAGCCCTAATCTGATCTCTTCTCCAATTTCCAGATCCAATAAAAGTTTCCATGTATGACTTAGCTCTTGAAATCAACTGCAATGTCTGTTGACGAAGACAACGTAAAAAACATTAGTCCACAAGCTAGCTCAGCCTCATCTCTTCAGCTTTCGGAATGTTCTGGAAGTTGCAGCGGGGTATCATTTCTCGTGGTGGAAGGGGCAGCTGAGGCCACCTCGGACTTGGCTGCTTCTTGCCCAGTCCCTGGAACTGCCGCCTcaccaaaacacaccagcacaGTGGACGCTCTGAGCCATTCGCACAGCACTGGGCCGAGATCTAAAGGAAACGAAGTCAGCAGCATCAATCGCAGGAACAGCTTCCATCATGCGAAACAGCATCAACAAATGAGAGTGGCAAAACGCCGTAACACTTCAAACTTTAGTTTCAAGCACCCGACCTCTGGTAAAAGGAGACGACGGGCAAACTCAGAGAGTGACTCCGTCCTGCCCACTAACTTCCTTCTAGGTGGGAACATTTTTGACCCACTAAATCTCAACAGCTTGCAGGATGAAGAGGTCAACAGGGCACTGAACGCAGAGACCCCAAAATCGTCCCCATTGCCAGCAAAGAGTCGAGACCCTGTGGAGATCCTTATCCCCAGGGACATCACCGATCCTCTAAATCTCAACAGCTGCATAGCAGATAGCAGCTTTTTGGTGTCCCCCTTCAAAAGCAGCGGAAGGAGGAGGCATCGCAACAGACATCACGGTGGCACCATTTCAACCCAGTTAAACCTTTCAGAATCTGGAAAAAATGAGGTTAAAACTGGAGACGCTGTGTCATTTCCTGGTACAATTGCGCGTTCTAATCTGGAAGTCTCGAAACCGTCAGACAGAGTCTCCGGTGGTGAGGGGGATTCACGGGATCACTCTGCAGATGACTCATCCGTCTTCAAGGAGGAGGCGACGTCCACATCTGTGGAGGATTCCACATCTTCCTTTCTGGGAGGTGCTATCCAACACATAAGCAGGCGCAAGCGGAGGCGCAACTCTGGTAAAATGGACCCCCCTGTTACTCACTCTACCCCTGTAGCAAAATCTGTATCTTGTGAGCAAAATCATAATCCTCGGGGAGCCAAAAATTCCTTTCACACGCCCAGGAGTGGATCCAAATCTGCTCCAGGATCTCGCCAGCACCAGCAGCCCCATAACCAGGCAAGGGACCAACAGAAGAAGAAGTTCCAGTATGGGAACTACAACAAATATTATGGTTACCGCAACCCGAGTGCAAGTGAAGACCCGCGGATACATGTCTTTCGTCCAGAGTGGTTTGAAGGTAAACATGTCCTTGATTTAGGCTGCAACTCGGGTCACCTTACGCTCTATATTGCCAAAATGCTGCGGCCCGCCTGCATATTGGGTTTGGACATTGACAATGGGCTGGTGCACGCTGCTCGCAAGAACATAAGGCATTACCTCTCCGAGGTGCAGACGAAAGAGGCCAGGTGGGCAACGCGGGAGGAGAAGAGCATCGGCCGTGCGAGTGAGGAGAGGCGGCACACCGAGGGCAGGGAAAATGGCAACAC
The DNA window shown above is from Phyllopteryx taeniolatus isolate TA_2022b chromosome 17, UOR_Ptae_1.2, whole genome shotgun sequence and carries:
- the mepcea gene encoding 7SK snRNA methylphosphate capping enzyme, with product MSVDEDNVKNISPQASSASSLQLSECSGSCSGVSFLVVEGAAEATSDLAASCPVPGTAASPKHTSTVDALSHSHSTGPRSKGNEVSSINRRNSFHHAKQHQQMRVAKRRNTSNFSFKHPTSGKRRRRANSESDSVLPTNFLLGGNIFDPLNLNSLQDEEVNRALNAETPKSSPLPAKSRDPVEILIPRDITDPLNLNSCIADSSFLVSPFKSSGRRRHRNRHHGGTISTQLNLSESGKNEVKTGDAVSFPGTIARSNLEVSKPSDRVSGGEGDSRDHSADDSSVFKEEATSTSVEDSTSSFLGGAIQHISRRKRRRNSGKMDPPVTHSTPVAKSVSCEQNHNPRGAKNSFHTPRSGSKSAPGSRQHQQPHNQARDQQKKKFQYGNYNKYYGYRNPSASEDPRIHVFRPEWFEGKHVLDLGCNSGHLTLYIAKMLRPACILGLDIDNGLVHAARKNIRHYLSEVQTKEARWATREEKSIGRASEERRHTEGRENGNTLKGESSHAEAANGKDSCSTDQVKTQRQDGKTEEMKQEDCDQAGSCSFPLSLQISRGPIAAPSLTESSSTKPGEFPDNVSFIKANYVLQNDNLLMTQRPEYDVILCLSVTKWVHLNWGDSGLKRLLKRVYRHLHPGGLFILEPQPWQSYVKRKKLTENINRNFHNIRLKPDQFSSYLTNEVGFTSCEFLGTPKSLTRGFQRPIYLFRK